The segment TCCCGCGTCGCCAACAGCCTCTACTGGATGGCCCGTTACATCGAACGGGCCGAAAACCTCGCTCGCCTGGTCGACGTCAACCAGCAGCTTCTGCTCGACTTCGAAAGCCTCGACGCAGAGCGCCTGCGCGACTACTGGCGCCCCGTCCTCCTCAGCTCCGGAGATGAATCCCTCTTCGCCAAGCTCTACCAGGAAGAAAACAGCGCCACGGTCATGGAATTCCTGACCACCAACAAACTCAATCCCAACAGCATCCTCAGCTGCGTCAGCTCAGCCCGGGAAAACGCCCGCATGGTGCGGGACCAGTTGGCCGAAGAAATCTGGGAGGAACTCAATGGACTCTACCTCTTTGTGAACTCCTCCGAAGGTCGAGAACTCTTCGCCTCCGACCCCTACCGCTACTACCAAACCATTCGGAAATCCTCCCTCAGCTTCCAGGGAATCGCCGAAGCCACCCTCCCTCGGACCCAAGTCTGGGACTTCATGGAAGTGGGCAAATTCCTGGAGCGAGCCGACAAAACCACCCGCATCATCGACATCAAAACCTTCCTCTCCGAAGAAGAAACTGTCTCCGATCCCCCGCGGGGCTTTCACTGGCTGCAATGGGCCGCCATCCTTCGCTCGTGCAGCGCTTACAGCACCTACCGCTACCT is part of the Verrucomicrobiota bacterium genome and harbors:
- a CDS encoding alpha-E domain-containing protein gives rise to the protein MLSRVANSLYWMARYIERAENLARLVDVNQQLLLDFESLDAERLRDYWRPVLLSSGDESLFAKLYQEENSATVMEFLTTNKLNPNSILSCVSSARENARMVRDQLAEEIWEELNGLYLFVNSSEGRELFASDPYRYYQTIRKSSLSFQGIAEATLPRTQVWDFMEVGKFLERADKTTRIIDIKTFLSEEETVSDPPRGFHWLQWAAILRSCSAYSTYRYLHGLEVLPDKALEILLFSSTFPRSVRYSLAQVDRRLHSISGTAPGTFCNEAEKACGQLLARVNFGTVAEVLEKGLHTSLDDLQDGFNLIGDAVFQSYVLMPDKILTPPRKSMSLETAYQMVQAQQQ